The following are encoded together in the Pectobacterium wasabiae CFBP 3304 genome:
- a CDS encoding 3-phenylpropionate MFS transporter, producing MVLQSTRWLALSYFTYFFCYGVFLPFWGGWLKGEGLSAESIGMLLGAGLVARFIGSLVITPSVKDPSTLITVLRGLALLSLALVVGFWLGNAWLWLMIVMIGFNLFFAPLVPLTDALAATWQKQVAMDYGKVRVWGSIAFVIASAVTGELVAIWGHSAILAILSAGLVAMLLGMLFRPSVMPQAAASTAQSASVTPWKKLLSEPAVWRFLLCVSLLQGAHAAYYGFSVIYWQDSGYSASIIGYLWSLGVVAEIVIFTFSQRLFRRWSARQLLLLSAVCGVVRWGLMGATVALPWLIVIQILHCGTFTVCHLAAMRFIAARSDGDVLRLQAVYSALAMGGSIAVMTMVSGFLFDHLQGGTFWVMALLAVPALFIRPSVSYHTVAKT from the coding sequence ATGGTTTTGCAATCGACGCGCTGGCTGGCGCTGAGCTATTTCACATACTTTTTTTGTTATGGCGTTTTCCTGCCGTTTTGGGGCGGATGGTTGAAGGGGGAGGGGCTTTCCGCAGAGTCGATCGGCATGCTGTTGGGGGCAGGGCTGGTGGCGCGCTTCATCGGTAGTCTGGTCATTACGCCCAGCGTGAAAGATCCGTCCACATTAATTACGGTATTGCGGGGGTTAGCGCTGCTGTCATTGGCGTTGGTGGTGGGTTTTTGGCTGGGTAATGCCTGGCTGTGGCTAATGATAGTGATGATCGGGTTTAACCTGTTTTTTGCGCCGCTGGTGCCGCTGACTGATGCGTTGGCTGCCACGTGGCAAAAGCAGGTAGCGATGGATTACGGCAAGGTTCGCGTATGGGGATCAATTGCCTTTGTTATTGCCTCTGCCGTGACGGGGGAACTGGTGGCTATCTGGGGGCACTCCGCCATCTTGGCGATTCTGAGTGCAGGCCTTGTCGCCATGCTGCTTGGTATGCTGTTCCGGCCGAGTGTGATGCCACAGGCTGCTGCGTCTACAGCGCAATCTGCCAGCGTTACGCCATGGAAAAAATTACTGAGTGAACCGGCGGTATGGCGTTTCCTGCTTTGCGTGTCGCTGTTGCAGGGGGCGCACGCGGCTTACTATGGTTTCAGCGTGATTTATTGGCAGGATTCAGGCTACTCCGCCTCGATTATCGGTTATCTCTGGTCGCTGGGTGTTGTCGCGGAGATCGTCATTTTTACCTTTAGTCAGCGTCTTTTCCGACGCTGGAGCGCCAGACAGCTTCTGCTGCTTTCTGCGGTATGCGGTGTGGTGCGCTGGGGTTTGATGGGGGCGACGGTGGCTCTGCCGTGGCTGATTGTGATACAGATATTGCACTGTGGTACGTTTACCGTCTGTCATCTGGCCGCCATGCGTTTTATTGCAGCACGCAGTGATGGTGACGTATTGCGATTACAGGCGGTATATTCCGCATTGGCGATGGGCGGGAGTATTGCGGTGATGACCATGGTGTCCGGCTTCCTGTTTGATCATTTGCAGGGCGGTACGTTTTGGGTGATGGCGCTGTTGGCGGTTCCAGCCCTGTTTATCAGGCCCTCTGTGAGCTATCACACTGTCGCAAAAACATAA
- the glyA gene encoding serine hydroxymethyltransferase, whose product MLKREMNIADYDADLWQAMEQEVVRQEEHIELIASENYTSPRVMQAQGSQLTNKYAEGYPGKRYYGGCEYVDVVEQLAIDRAKALFGADYANVQPHSGSQANFAVYTALLQPGDTILGMNLAHGGHLTHGSPVNLSGKLYKVIPYGIDESGKIDYDEMAELARTHKPKMIVGGFSAYSGVVDWAKMREIADSIGAYLFVDMAHVAGLIAADVYPNPVPHAHIVTTTTHKTLAGPRGGLILAKGGDEELYKKLNSAVFPGGQGGPLMHVIAGKAVALKEAMEPEFKVYQQQVAKNAKAMVEVFLSRGFNVVSGATSNHLFLLDLVSKNLTGKEADAALGRANITVNKNSVPNDPKSPFVTSGIRIGTPAATRRGFKEAEVRELAGWICDVLDNINDEATIERVKQKVLDICARFPVYA is encoded by the coding sequence ATGTTAAAGCGTGAAATGAACATTGCCGATTATGATGCCGACCTGTGGCAAGCAATGGAGCAAGAAGTGGTGCGTCAGGAAGAGCACATTGAACTGATTGCATCAGAAAACTACACCAGCCCACGCGTTATGCAGGCTCAAGGGTCTCAGCTAACGAACAAGTATGCTGAAGGTTATCCGGGCAAACGTTACTACGGCGGCTGTGAGTATGTTGACGTGGTTGAGCAATTGGCGATCGATCGTGCTAAAGCGCTGTTTGGTGCCGATTATGCCAACGTGCAGCCGCACTCCGGCTCTCAGGCTAACTTTGCCGTTTACACCGCGCTGCTGCAGCCGGGTGACACCATTCTGGGTATGAACCTGGCGCACGGTGGTCACCTGACTCACGGTTCTCCGGTTAACCTGTCCGGTAAATTGTATAAAGTTATTCCTTATGGTATCGACGAAAGCGGCAAAATCGACTACGACGAAATGGCTGAACTGGCGCGCACGCACAAACCAAAAATGATCGTTGGCGGTTTCTCTGCTTACTCTGGCGTGGTTGACTGGGCGAAGATGCGTGAAATCGCTGATAGCATCGGTGCTTACCTGTTTGTTGATATGGCGCACGTTGCCGGTCTGATTGCCGCAGATGTTTACCCTAACCCGGTTCCTCATGCCCACATCGTGACCACGACGACGCACAAAACGCTGGCTGGCCCACGCGGTGGCCTGATTCTGGCGAAAGGCGGTGATGAAGAGCTGTATAAAAAGCTGAACTCCGCTGTTTTCCCTGGCGGTCAGGGTGGCCCGTTGATGCACGTTATCGCGGGTAAAGCTGTCGCACTGAAAGAAGCGATGGAGCCTGAGTTCAAAGTCTATCAGCAGCAAGTTGCGAAAAACGCCAAAGCAATGGTAGAAGTCTTCCTGTCACGTGGTTTCAACGTGGTTTCCGGTGCGACCAGCAACCACCTGTTTCTGCTGGATCTGGTCAGTAAAAACCTGACGGGTAAAGAAGCCGATGCTGCGCTGGGCCGTGCGAACATCACCGTGAACAAAAACAGCGTGCCTAACGATCCGAAGAGCCCGTTCGTGACTTCCGGTATCCGTATCGGTACGCCAGCAGCAACGCGTCGCGGCTTTAAAGAAGCAGAAGTGCGTGAACTGGCTGGCTGGATCTGTGATGTGTTAGACAACATCAATGATGAAGCGACCATTGAACGCGTGAAGCAAAAAGTTCTGGATATCTGCGCCCGCTTCCCGGTTTACGCATAA
- the hmpA gene encoding NO-inducible flavohemoprotein — MLDNHTIAIVKSTIPLLAETGPKLTAHFYDRMFTHNPELKDIFNMSNQRNGDQREALFNAICAYATNIENLAALLPAVERIAQKHASFNIQADQYQIVGSHLLATLDEMFSPGQEVLDAWGKAYGVLANVFIQRENDIYRSTETQNGGWSGVRAFRIVNKQPQSSVITSFTLEPVDGQPIADFQPGQYLAVYIKHDSFANQEIRQYSLTHAPNGQSYRIAVKREAQGTVSGYLHATAREGDIIHLAAPHGDFFLDIPATTPVALISGGVGQTPMLGMLHTLKQQSHQAKVLWLHAAENGATHAFADEIEQTGQSLPQFQNHIWYREPQQTDRPGEDYHHSGLMQLSSLQDELTTPAMHYYLCGPVVFMQFVAQQLLAIGIPAEQLHYECFGPHKVV; from the coding sequence ATGCTGGATAACCACACTATCGCTATCGTTAAATCAACCATCCCTCTGCTGGCAGAAACTGGTCCGAAACTGACCGCGCATTTCTACGATCGTATGTTTACGCATAACCCGGAGCTCAAAGATATTTTCAACATGAGCAACCAACGCAATGGCGATCAGCGGGAAGCACTGTTCAATGCCATTTGTGCTTATGCGACGAATATTGAAAACCTGGCTGCGCTGCTGCCTGCGGTTGAGCGCATCGCCCAGAAGCATGCCAGTTTTAACATTCAGGCAGATCAGTATCAGATCGTGGGTAGTCACCTATTGGCAACGCTGGATGAAATGTTTAGTCCCGGCCAAGAGGTGCTGGACGCCTGGGGTAAAGCCTATGGCGTACTGGCGAATGTCTTCATCCAACGCGAAAATGATATCTACCGCAGCACCGAAACCCAAAACGGCGGCTGGAGCGGTGTACGCGCTTTCCGCATTGTGAACAAACAGCCACAAAGTTCCGTGATCACCAGCTTCACACTGGAACCCGTCGACGGCCAACCTATCGCTGATTTTCAGCCGGGCCAGTATCTGGCGGTTTACATCAAGCATGATAGTTTTGCCAATCAGGAGATTCGCCAATACTCTCTGACTCATGCGCCGAATGGACAGTCCTACCGGATTGCGGTTAAACGTGAAGCGCAAGGCACCGTTTCCGGCTATCTGCATGCTACCGCTCGTGAAGGCGATATCATTCATCTCGCAGCTCCGCACGGCGACTTCTTCCTTGATATTCCCGCCACCACGCCAGTTGCTCTGATTTCCGGAGGCGTGGGGCAAACCCCGATGCTGGGTATGCTGCATACACTAAAACAACAGAGCCATCAGGCGAAAGTGTTATGGCTGCACGCAGCAGAAAACGGCGCAACGCACGCATTTGCTGATGAAATCGAACAGACGGGGCAATCATTGCCGCAGTTCCAGAACCACATCTGGTATCGGGAACCGCAACAGACCGACCGTCCGGGAGAAGATTATCATCACAGTGGCCTGATGCAGTTATCCTCGCTACAAGATGAATTAACCACGCCGGCTATGCACTACTACTTGTGCGGCCCAGTAGTTTTCATGCAGTTTGTCGCACAGCAGTTGCTGGCAATCGGCATCCCGGCCGAGCAACTGCATTACGAATGTTTTGGTCCGCATAAAGTTGTCTAA
- the paeY gene encoding pectin acetylesterase PaeY — protein MAKRFSESMALALILSAPFTFVHAKTPAAAHQTATPESAKLLSGSTLGEKTGLSGNVTVRDIHLPATIIIRDQQGQKRQTQTDEQGKYHLDVSGLTPPLRVLAIESGGNNCLLNNISRAICLSAVAPSLHDGKENIANINPLTDRITSDIAVAAGYIGPQQLTDDTESPKLDAAAWKTAYADFHAGFNGALKQAGISAPARFDPLTYPASQQEAVTKIVNVINHNRNYHNNTGYSGHTVLTDSAFHPIVGLNDKGNYEPLDYRSARQSLDAIQKAQTRIFLVGDSTAATYEKMRLPRMGWGQVFEQQFSKNSSVKIVNGTRAGRSSRDYFYEGWFRQMQPLMKEGDFLFIQMGHNDQNCNGAKAVRGPADVANLCTYPNDAAGKKQAPQGKADMSFQTSLERYITFARQHKLTPVLLTPTTRVKTAEGKNGTPAVHSHFTKQNADNGYAFVGDYSQTIKDTAATNKVVLLDIEPATIALANQGNSEHWKQYWLVIDPKKYPYYRDQAGSLSKPDTTHFQKKGAIAVAEIVANAIRQEPALASLAEKTVSKHK, from the coding sequence ATGGCAAAACGTTTTTCAGAAAGTATGGCTTTAGCGTTGATACTTTCCGCCCCTTTCACATTCGTACACGCTAAAACTCCCGCTGCTGCACACCAGACCGCGACACCAGAGAGTGCTAAATTGCTGTCAGGCTCAACGCTGGGTGAGAAAACCGGCCTATCGGGTAACGTCACCGTTCGGGATATTCACCTGCCCGCCACCATCATAATCAGAGACCAACAAGGCCAGAAACGGCAGACACAGACCGATGAGCAAGGGAAATATCACCTTGATGTCTCAGGTCTCACGCCCCCGTTACGGGTTTTAGCCATTGAATCCGGTGGTAATAACTGCCTGCTGAATAATATTTCCCGTGCAATCTGCCTGTCTGCCGTCGCGCCTTCACTGCATGACGGTAAAGAAAATATCGCCAATATCAACCCACTGACTGACCGCATTACCTCAGATATCGCCGTAGCAGCCGGTTACATCGGCCCACAGCAGCTAACCGACGACACGGAATCACCAAAACTGGATGCCGCAGCATGGAAAACAGCCTATGCCGATTTCCATGCTGGCTTTAATGGCGCGTTAAAACAGGCGGGTATCAGCGCTCCCGCGCGCTTCGATCCCCTAACCTACCCAGCAAGCCAGCAGGAAGCCGTCACCAAAATCGTCAACGTTATTAACCATAACCGCAATTATCACAACAATACGGGTTACTCCGGCCACACCGTTCTAACCGACAGCGCATTTCACCCGATTGTCGGCCTGAACGATAAAGGCAACTATGAACCGCTAGATTATCGCTCTGCCCGCCAAAGCCTGGATGCAATCCAGAAAGCGCAAACCCGCATTTTCCTCGTTGGCGATTCAACCGCAGCCACTTATGAAAAAATGCGCTTGCCACGTATGGGATGGGGTCAGGTTTTTGAACAACAATTCAGTAAAAACAGCAGTGTGAAAATCGTCAATGGCACACGTGCGGGCCGCAGTTCACGCGACTATTTTTACGAAGGCTGGTTCCGCCAAATGCAGCCCCTGATGAAAGAGGGCGATTTCCTGTTTATCCAGATGGGGCACAACGATCAAAACTGCAACGGTGCGAAAGCAGTACGCGGTCCCGCTGACGTTGCGAACCTGTGTACTTACCCGAACGATGCCGCAGGGAAAAAACAGGCCCCGCAGGGGAAAGCGGATATGTCATTCCAGACTTCGCTGGAACGCTACATCACTTTCGCCCGTCAACATAAACTGACGCCGGTACTGCTTACCCCAACCACCCGGGTGAAAACGGCTGAAGGGAAAAACGGCACGCCTGCCGTACATAGCCACTTCACCAAACAAAATGCAGACAACGGCTACGCCTTCGTTGGCGATTACAGCCAGACCATCAAGGACACGGCTGCGACTAACAAGGTCGTTTTGCTGGACATTGAGCCCGCTACTATTGCGTTGGCAAATCAGGGCAACAGCGAGCATTGGAAACAATATTGGCTGGTGATCGATCCCAAAAAATACCCTTACTACCGCGATCAGGCCGGTAGTCTGAGCAAACCAGACACCACCCATTTTCAGAAAAAAGGCGCGATCGCCGTGGCAGAGATTGTCGCGAATGCCATTCGGCAAGAACCTGCGTTAGCGTCGCTGGCGGAAAAAACAGTCAGCAAGCACAAGTAA
- the glrR gene encoding two-component system response regulator GlrR: MTARKTASLLLVDDDPSLLKLLGMRLTSEGFSVMTAESGQEALRLLTRETFDLVISDLRMDEMDGMALFSEIQRYQPGMPVIILTAHGSIPDAVAATQQGVFSFLTKPVDRDALYKAIDEAMALSAPAGDESWRETIVTRSPMMLRLLEQARMVAQSDVSVLINGQSGTGKEVLAQAIHAASPRAKKAFIAINCGALPEPLLESELFGHAKGAFTGAVSSREGLFQAAEGGTLFLDEIGDMPLSLQVKLLRVLQERKVRPLGSNRDLDIDVRIISATHRDLPKAMEKNEFREDLYYRLNVVNMKLPALHERAEDIPLLANHLLRESANRHKPFVRTFSTDAMKRLMTASWPGNVRQLVNVIEQCVALTSAPVISDALVEQALEGENTALPTFVEARHQFELNYLRKLLQIAKGNVTQAARMAGRNRTEFYKLLGRHELDANDFKDER; encoded by the coding sequence ATGACAGCCCGGAAAACGGCGAGTTTGTTGCTCGTGGATGATGACCCCAGTCTGCTGAAGCTGCTGGGCATGCGTCTGACCAGCGAAGGATTTAGCGTAATGACGGCGGAGAGCGGCCAAGAGGCGTTACGGCTGTTAACGCGCGAGACGTTTGATCTGGTGATCAGCGATCTTCGTATGGATGAAATGGATGGCATGGCGCTGTTTTCCGAAATCCAGCGCTATCAGCCGGGGATGCCGGTAATCATCTTAACCGCCCACGGTTCCATTCCCGATGCGGTTGCGGCGACGCAGCAGGGGGTGTTCAGCTTCCTCACGAAGCCCGTCGACCGTGATGCGCTCTACAAAGCCATCGATGAGGCTATGGCGCTGTCTGCGCCGGCAGGTGATGAAAGCTGGCGTGAAACCATCGTGACGCGTAGCCCAATGATGTTACGTCTGTTGGAACAAGCCAGAATGGTGGCACAGTCGGACGTTAGCGTGCTGATTAATGGTCAGAGCGGAACCGGGAAAGAGGTGCTGGCTCAGGCGATTCATGCGGCGAGCCCGCGAGCAAAGAAAGCGTTTATCGCGATTAACTGCGGTGCGTTGCCGGAGCCGCTGCTGGAGTCGGAGCTGTTTGGCCATGCGAAAGGAGCCTTTACTGGCGCAGTCAGCAGCCGTGAAGGGCTTTTTCAGGCGGCGGAAGGCGGTACGCTGTTTTTAGATGAAATCGGCGATATGCCGCTGTCTTTACAGGTTAAGCTACTGCGCGTTTTGCAGGAGCGAAAAGTCCGCCCGTTGGGGAGCAACCGCGATCTGGACATTGACGTGCGGATTATCTCCGCCACGCACCGTGATTTGCCGAAGGCGATGGAAAAAAACGAATTCCGCGAGGACCTGTATTATCGGCTCAACGTGGTGAATATGAAACTGCCAGCGCTGCATGAACGTGCTGAAGATATTCCGCTGCTGGCAAATCATCTGCTGCGCGAATCCGCCAATCGCCATAAGCCTTTTGTGCGCACCTTTTCAACCGATGCGATGAAGCGCTTGATGACGGCAAGTTGGCCGGGTAACGTGCGTCAGTTGGTGAATGTCATCGAACAGTGTGTGGCGCTGACCAGCGCCCCGGTAATCAGCGACGCACTGGTTGAGCAGGCACTGGAAGGTGAAAATACCGCGCTGCCGACGTTTGTTGAAGCGCGTCATCAGTTTGAACTTAACTATTTGCGAAAACTATTACAGATTGCAAAAGGTAATGTGACGCAGGCTGCGCGAATGGCTGGGCGTAACCGAACGGAATTTTATAAACTGTTGGGTCGCCACGAACTGGATGCCAACGATTTTAAAGATGAGCGCTAA
- the qseG gene encoding two-component system QseEF-associated lipoprotein QseG: protein MNVRFMKGWLANRQFSCLLKAAVLLSPLVLAACNSYVNSGTTSLEIEGTPPKEQVADFRIAQCEHLWQIDDRDSMNNALYWLRAMDCAGRLTQFQAREEAEQVAGDSWENAFKQGILLDNAGITQVERRQVLEQINLYRLAFPAALRPLMQTWRDRQTLFLALSDERLRYKRLQESSDKQLDTLRVQQNHLQYQLETTTQKLENLTDIERQLSSRKQLSGDMPDNDVDHRGSAGANKDGSRNSATKPRNESVDADDTYTPPMESHTDKPTTKKEPARQ, encoded by the coding sequence ATGAATGTAAGGTTTATGAAGGGATGGCTGGCGAATAGACAATTCTCCTGTTTGCTGAAAGCGGCGGTACTGTTGTCGCCACTTGTTTTAGCCGCGTGCAATAGTTATGTGAACAGTGGCACGACATCGCTGGAAATAGAAGGGACGCCACCGAAAGAGCAGGTCGCCGATTTCCGTATCGCGCAATGTGAGCATTTGTGGCAGATAGACGATCGCGACTCCATGAACAATGCGCTTTATTGGCTGCGGGCGATGGATTGTGCGGGGCGTCTGACCCAGTTTCAGGCTCGTGAAGAAGCTGAGCAGGTCGCGGGAGATAGCTGGGAAAATGCGTTTAAGCAGGGCATTTTGCTGGATAATGCCGGTATTACTCAGGTTGAGCGACGTCAGGTACTGGAACAGATTAATTTATATCGTCTGGCATTCCCTGCGGCGCTGCGTCCGCTGATGCAAACCTGGCGTGATAGACAAACGCTCTTTCTGGCGCTATCGGATGAGCGCTTGCGCTATAAGCGTTTACAGGAATCCAGCGACAAGCAGCTAGACACCTTGCGCGTGCAGCAAAATCACCTGCAATACCAGTTAGAAACAACCACGCAGAAACTGGAAAACCTGACGGATATTGAACGCCAACTGTCGTCCCGTAAGCAGTTGTCAGGAGATATGCCGGATAACGATGTCGATCACCGTGGCAGTGCGGGGGCAAATAAAGACGGCTCACGCAATTCGGCTACAAAGCCGAGAAATGAGTCCGTTGATGCGGATGACACCTATACGCCGCCGATGGAATCACATACGGACAAGCCGACGACGAAGAAGGAGCCAGCAAGACAATGA
- the pemA gene encoding pectinesterase PemA has product MINTLHFGKTLTLAMLISSPWALAQAADYNALVSANATDAKAYKTITEAIASAPADSSPFVIYVKNGVYHERLTITRPNIHLQGESRDGTVITATTAAGMLKPDGSKWGTYGSNTVKVDAPDFSAHSLTISNDFDYLANQAKTSEDPTKLKDSQAVALLVAENSDRAWFHDVSLTGYQDTLYVKGGRSFFSKCRISGTVDFIFGNGTALFDDCDIVARNRTDVKDQPIGYLTAPSTDIKQKYGLVIINSRVIKEKDVPAKSYGLGRPWHPTTTFEDGRYADPNAIGQTVFLNTSMDDHIYGWDKMSGKDKQGEKIWFHPQDSRFFEYKSSGKGAEKNDQRRQLSEAEAAEYTADKVLAGWVPTAPKGK; this is encoded by the coding sequence ATGATAAACACCTTACACTTCGGCAAGACGCTGACTTTAGCCATGTTAATTTCCTCACCCTGGGCGTTAGCACAGGCAGCCGACTACAATGCACTGGTTTCCGCCAATGCAACAGACGCCAAAGCCTACAAAACCATTACTGAAGCTATCGCCAGCGCCCCAGCAGACAGTTCTCCATTTGTTATCTATGTGAAAAATGGCGTCTACCATGAGCGCCTCACCATTACACGTCCCAACATTCATCTTCAGGGCGAAAGCCGCGATGGAACCGTCATCACCGCAACCACCGCAGCCGGGATGCTCAAACCCGATGGCAGCAAATGGGGAACCTATGGCAGCAATACGGTAAAAGTCGACGCCCCCGATTTCAGCGCCCACTCGCTGACCATCAGCAACGATTTCGATTACCTAGCCAATCAGGCAAAAACGAGTGAGGATCCAACTAAATTAAAAGACTCGCAGGCCGTTGCGCTGCTGGTTGCCGAAAATAGCGATCGGGCGTGGTTCCATGATGTCAGCCTGACGGGCTATCAGGACACGCTGTATGTGAAAGGTGGACGCAGTTTCTTCTCAAAATGCCGTATCAGCGGCACCGTTGATTTCATCTTCGGCAACGGCACAGCGCTGTTCGACGATTGTGACATCGTCGCTCGTAACCGTACCGATGTGAAAGATCAACCAATTGGCTACCTCACCGCCCCCAGCACTGACATTAAGCAAAAATATGGTTTGGTTATTATCAATAGCCGGGTGATTAAAGAGAAAGATGTGCCCGCAAAAAGCTATGGTTTGGGCCGCCCTTGGCACCCAACGACCACCTTTGAGGACGGTCGCTATGCCGATCCTAACGCCATCGGCCAGACCGTTTTCCTGAACACCAGCATGGACGACCACATCTATGGCTGGGACAAAATGTCAGGCAAAGATAAACAAGGCGAAAAAATCTGGTTCCATCCGCAGGACTCACGCTTTTTCGAGTATAAATCCAGCGGTAAAGGAGCAGAGAAAAACGATCAGCGCCGTCAGTTGAGCGAGGCGGAAGCAGCAGAATACACTGCTGATAAGGTATTAGCAGGCTGGGTTCCTACTGCACCTAAAGGGAAATAA
- the glnB gene encoding nitrogen regulatory protein P-II — protein MKKIDAIIKPFKLDDVREALAEVGITGMTVTEVKGFGRQKGHTELYRGAEYMVDFLPKVKIEIVVSDDIVDTCVETITQTAQTGKIGDGKIFVFDVARVVRIRTGEEDEEAI, from the coding sequence ATGAAGAAAATTGATGCGATTATTAAGCCGTTCAAACTGGACGATGTGCGTGAAGCGTTAGCTGAAGTGGGCATCACAGGGATGACGGTAACGGAAGTTAAAGGCTTTGGTCGCCAGAAAGGTCACACCGAATTGTATCGTGGCGCAGAATACATGGTCGATTTTCTGCCGAAAGTGAAAATCGAAATTGTTGTCTCGGATGATATTGTTGATACCTGTGTTGAAACCATCACACAGACCGCGCAGACGGGTAAAATCGGTGACGGTAAAATCTTTGTTTTTGATGTGGCACGCGTTGTTCGTATTCGTACCGGTGAAGAGGATGAGGAAGCGATTTAA